The Planctomicrobium piriforme nucleotide sequence ATTCCGGCAGCGGTCGGCAAAGTTTCCAGCAAGCCCGTCACGAAGGGCTGTTGGAAACAACCGATGCCGCCGCTTATGGCAAGTTGCGACGCGTTCCCGTCGCCGTCTCTGAAGCCTTGCTCTCGGAAGTCAGTGATCGTTTGCGCGAAGTTCAGCCCGCAGTCCTGGCGCGCCACCTGCCGGCGTCTTTGGAGCTTTTCACGGTCTTGCACATCGACGGCAAGAAGATCAAGCAGTTGGCCAAGCGGCTCAAGCCGTTGCGCGGCGTGAGCGGTTCGATGCTCGGGGGCAAGGCGCTGGTCGCATTGGAGGGACGGTCGGGCATTGCGGTGGCCATGGCCGCGACCCTGGATGGAGAAGCCAATGACGCGCCGCTGGTACCGGCCCTGATTCCGCAAGTGCGGGCGCGCCTGCCGGGACTCCGCCTGTGGGTGGCAGACCGCCAGTTCTGCGACTTGCGAATTCCGGCATTGCTCAGCGAGCACCAGGACGCATTTCTGATTCGGCACTGTCTGAAACTGATATTTCACCCAGATCCCGAAACGGCGGTCAGCGAATCTCGAGACGAACAGGGCCGCCAGATCCGTGATGAAGAAGGCTGGATCGGGAGTTCGCGAGACCCGCGGCGGATGCGTGTGCGCAGGCTGACGCTGGAACGTCCGGGCGAGGAAGCGATCATGGTGCTGACAAACCTGCTTGACCGGAGCAGCGCCCCGGCGGCCGATCTGCTCCAGGTCTATCGCGAGCGCTGGCAGATCGAACGGGTCTTCCAGCAGGTGACAGAAGTGTTCCAGTTGCAACGGCTGATTGGCTCTTCTCCTCAAGCGGCGGTGTTTCAGGCGTCGTTCTGCCTGGTGCTCTACAATGTGCTGCAGACCATTCGCGGCTACATTGCCGAAGCCCAACAAACAGCGGCGGAAACGATC carries:
- a CDS encoding transposase translates to MDGFQKELLDRLPLAEAAWTLFQFVAGPEILDAVFERHRGRAYEGRISFSTLVTLMSDALLVHSGSGRQSFQQARHEGLLETTDAAAYGKLRRVPVAVSEALLSEVSDRLREVQPAVLARHLPASLELFTVLHIDGKKIKQLAKRLKPLRGVSGSMLGGKALVALEGRSGIAVAMAATLDGEANDAPLVPALIPQVRARLPGLRLWVADRQFCDLRIPALLSEHQDAFLIRHCLKLIFHPDPETAVSESRDEQGRQIRDEEGWIGSSRDPRRMRVRRLTLERPGEEAIMVLTNLLDRSSAPAADLLQVYRERWQIERVFQQVTEVFQLQRLIGSSPQAAVFQASFCLVLYNVLQTIRGYIAEAQQTAAETISTELLFRDVQRQLVCWTELGNEPLPRRVVQLRRDGQSTVAHLQNLLRNQWSEGWRKSPPKKRWQTTNKTKVPGGHSSAWKLLQKRKDDSS